The nucleotide window GCAGGATCCCCTGTTCGTGCAGGACCTCTTCCAGAAAATCATTTCCCTCGTCGGTGAAGGTCGCCTGACGTGTCTTTTCGTCGAGCGTGAAGTGCTCTTCCTTCACATGGGGGATCACCTTGTCGATGGAGACGTAAAGCTCCGAGCGGTCCTGCGTCGGGCCTGAGATGATCAGCGGCGTCCGCGCCTCGTCGATCAGGATCGAATCCACCTCATCGACAATCGCGAAGTTATGCCCGCGCTGCGCCATCTCCGCGATGGACCCGCGCATATTGTCGCGCAGGTAATCGAAGCCCAACTCGTTGTTGGTGGCATAGGTGATGTCGCAGGCATAGGCTGCGCGCTTTTCCGGCTCGGGCTGGCGCGGATAGACAACGCCTGTGGTCATGCCGAGCGCGCTGAACACATTGCCCATCCATTCGCTGTCGCGCTTGGCCAGGTAGTCGTTGACCGTCACCACGTGGACGCCTTCGCCCTTCAGCGCGTTGAGGTAGGCGGCGAAGGTCGCCACGAGTGTCTTGCCCTCCCCCGTCTTCATCTCGGCGATATTGCCCTGATGGATGAACAGGCCACCGATCAACTGCACATCGAACGCCCGCAGGCCAAGGGCGCGCTTGGCACCCTCGCGACAATTGGCGAAGGCTTCGGGCAGCAGATCGTCCAGGCTCTCGCCATCCATGGCGCGCTTGCGGAATTCCTCGGTCTTGGAGATCAGGCCCTCGTCACTCAACGCTTCGAATTCGGGTTCCAGGGCGTTGATCTGGTCGATGATCGGACGGACGGCTTTCACTTTGCGATCATTCGGCGAGCCGAAGACCTTTTTTGCAATAGATCCCAATCCGAGCATGTCGTTCAACCTCTTCCACGGCCCGGTCTGGCGGGCCGAATTCATCTAACCATATCGTGTTGGGTTCCCGGGTTGTTCGACCCATCGCGGCGGTCTATTTACCAAGGCAACGGCCAAGGCCCCGATGCGAAACCCGTATGCGAGATAAGGGGCGGTCCGATGATAGTCAACGTAAGGCGATCCCGCCCCCGGCAACGTGATGTACGGGTGGGTCGCAACCAGACAAAGGATTTTCCCCAATGAAGACGTTTTTCGCCTCCGTCGCGATGGCCGCGTGCCTCGCTGTTCCGGCCTATGCCGATGGTCATGTCAGCGGTGATACAGTGCTGGCGACCGTGAATGGGTCCGAGATCACGGTGGGCCACCTGATCGCCATGCGCCAGATGCTTCCAGCTGAATATCAGCAACTCCCCGATGCGGTCCTGTTTGACGGAATGTTGGAGCAGTTGGTCCAGCAGCAGGTTCTGGCCGACGCGGCAGAGGCCGCAGAGCTGACACCGGAAATGCGCCTTGGGCTTGAGAACGAGCGCCGCGCGTTTCTTGCCGCGCTCTACATGGACGATGTCGCGATGGCCGAACTGACCGAAGAAGAGCTTCAGGCCGAATACGACGCCATCTACGGTGAGGCCGAGCCGGTGGTCGAAATGAACGCCGCGCACATCCTTCTGGAAACCGAGGAAGAGGCGCAGGACATCATCGCGCAACTGGGCGAGGGCGCGGATTTCGCGGAATTGGCAGCAGAGCATTCCATCGGCCCTTCGGGACCCAATGGCGGCGCGCTGGGTTGGTTCACCGCCGGCATGATGGTACCCGAATTCGAAGACGCCGTCGTCGCGTTGGAGCCCGGCGAAGTTTCCGCCCCCGTCCAGACGCAATTCGGCTGGCACGTCGTGCTTCTCAATGAAATTCGCGAGCAGCCGCTGCCGACGCTGGAGGATGTGGCCGCCGAATTGGAAGAGGGTCTGCGCCGCGCGCGCGTAGATACGCGCCTGGAAGAACTGACCGCCGAGGCAGAGATCGACCGCCCGGAACTTGACATTGACGCCGCAGTCATCCGCAATCTCGACCTGATCGCCGAATAATCGGCTCAAACGTCGGGAGGGGCCCTTGGCCAAGGACAAGAAGAAGAAAAAGAAAGCGGACAAGTCCGACGACGTGAAGAAGAAAAAGGGGAAGGCGGGGAAATCCGCCTCTCCGAAGCCCGACAAGGCGGGCAAGGTGAAGACCAAGCTGGCCGTGGCGACGGGCGGGACCAAGCTCAAGGTCTCGCCGCTTGCGCCGGACGCCTTTCCCGACCTTCCCGTGATCGAAGGGGTGCGCTTTGCCGCCGATGCGGTGGGCGTCCGCTACAAGAATCGTGTCGACGTCATGCTGGCCCATATCGCAGCGGGATCGACCATTGCCGGGGTCTTCACCACGTCGGCCACGCGGTCGGCCAACGTCTTGGATTGCCAGGCCAAGCTCGCTCGCTTGGGTGAAGAGGCTTCGGACGGGTTCGCAATCGTTGTGAATTCCGGCAATGCCAATACCTTCACCGGTCAACGCGGCGTGTCGGATGTCGACGCAATCACCAAGGCCGCCGCGAAGGCGCTGAAACTGCCCGCCGACAATATCTTCACCTCCGCCACCGGTGTCATCGGGGAGCCTTTGCCAGCCCACAAGATCACCGATGCTATGCCGGCCATGGCCAAAATGCTGAAGACTGACGCGGCTGAGGCGGCCGCACGCGCGATAATGACCACTGACACGTTCCCGAAAGGGTCCGTCGCAACCTGTGATGTCGGCGGTGTCCCGGTAACGATCATGGGATTCGCCAAAGGTTCCGGCATGATCGCACCGGATATGGCGACGATGCTTGGCTATATCTTCACCGACGCCGCCGTCACCCAAGACGGTCTGCAAGCGATGCTGAGCGCGTCGACCAAAGGCAGCTTCAATGCCGTGACCGTGGACAGCGACACCTCCACATCCGACACCGTTCTGATGGCCGCCACCGGTGCCGCAGGCAACGTGCCGCTTGCGTCGGGCCGCTCGATGGAGGGGAAGGCCTTTGCCGCCGCGCTCGACAAGGTGATGCTGGATCTGGCCCATCAGATTGTGCGCGACGGGGAGGGCGCCACGAAATTCGTAGAGGTCCGCGTCAGCGGCGCAAAATCCGCCCGCGATGCCGACAAGGTCGCGCGTTCCATCGCCAATTCCCCGCTGGTGAAAACCGCCATTGCGGGGGAGGATCCGAATTGGGGCCGCATCGTCATGGCCGTCGGCAAATCCGGTGCCACGGCGGACCGGGATCGCCTGACCATCCGGTTCGGCGACGTTCTGGTGGCCGAAAACGGATGGATCGCGGAAAGCTACAAGGAGGCGGACGGCGCCGCCTACATGAAGCAGTCGGATCTTCTGATTGACGTGGACATGGGCCTTGGCCGGGGCAGCGCGACGGTTTGGACCTGCGACTTGACGCACGCCTATATCGACATCAACGCGGATTACCGTTCGTGAAGACCGTCCTGGTGTCTGCCGTCGCCCTGATCGACGCTGACGGACGGGTTCTTCTGGCCCAACGGCCCGAGGGAAAATCCATGGCGGGCCTGTGGGAATTTCCCGGCGGCAAGGTGGAACCGGGGGAGACGCCCGAAGCCGCCCTGATCCGGGAGCTTCAGGAAGAACTCGGGATCGACACCTGGCAAAGCTGTCTTGCTCCGTTGACCTTCGCCAGCCATTCCTACGACGACTTTCACCTGCTCATGCCGCTCTTCGCCTGTCGGAAATGGGACGGCGTTCCGCAATCGCGGGAAGGGCAGGTCTTGGCCTGGGTGCGGCCGAATGCGCTCCGCGACTATCCCATGCCCGCCGCCGACGTCCCGCTGATCCCGATTCTCCGCGACTGGCTTTGATACGCGAATGCGGGAGCGATTACCGGTCTGGCTGTACTCAACGTCCGCGAAATGCGCCTAACGGCGCGAAAATCGGCAGAAAGTGGAAAACAATCACCATTTTTTAAGTGATTTGTTAACCGATATTGCTAACATTAAGGGAACATTCATCCGGGGGGAATTGATTGTGCTCACAACCGTCGTGATTGGGACATGCGTGTCCATCCAAGGCAATTTCGTGAAACGCCTGTCGAACGGCTTCGTCACCGTGCGTGTCGGTGAGCAATTGTTCACCGGGCGTCCCGTGGGGTCTGCCCAAGCGGCCTGAGCCGCCGCGCGGCCCGGATCAGTCCAGCCAACCCTTCAAATTTTCCTCGACCACCGTGGACAAGGCGCCCATATGGGCGTCGTCGTCGTTGAGGCAGGGGATGTAGGTGAAGTGCTCCCCACCCGCATGCTCGAAGCTTTCGGCGATCTCTTCGTTGATCTCTTCCAGGGTCTCGATGCAGTCGGCTGAGAA belongs to Hasllibacter sp. MH4015 and includes:
- the argJ gene encoding bifunctional glutamate N-acetyltransferase/amino-acid acetyltransferase ArgJ codes for the protein MAKDKKKKKKADKSDDVKKKKGKAGKSASPKPDKAGKVKTKLAVATGGTKLKVSPLAPDAFPDLPVIEGVRFAADAVGVRYKNRVDVMLAHIAAGSTIAGVFTTSATRSANVLDCQAKLARLGEEASDGFAIVVNSGNANTFTGQRGVSDVDAITKAAAKALKLPADNIFTSATGVIGEPLPAHKITDAMPAMAKMLKTDAAEAAARAIMTTDTFPKGSVATCDVGGVPVTIMGFAKGSGMIAPDMATMLGYIFTDAAVTQDGLQAMLSASTKGSFNAVTVDSDTSTSDTVLMAATGAAGNVPLASGRSMEGKAFAAALDKVMLDLAHQIVRDGEGATKFVEVRVSGAKSARDADKVARSIANSPLVKTAIAGEDPNWGRIVMAVGKSGATADRDRLTIRFGDVLVAENGWIAESYKEADGAAYMKQSDLLIDVDMGLGRGSATVWTCDLTHAYIDINADYRS
- a CDS encoding (deoxy)nucleoside triphosphate pyrophosphohydrolase, which translates into the protein MKTVLVSAVALIDADGRVLLAQRPEGKSMAGLWEFPGGKVEPGETPEAALIRELQEELGIDTWQSCLAPLTFASHSYDDFHLLMPLFACRKWDGVPQSREGQVLAWVRPNALRDYPMPAADVPLIPILRDWL
- a CDS encoding peptidylprolyl isomerase; the encoded protein is MKTFFASVAMAACLAVPAYADGHVSGDTVLATVNGSEITVGHLIAMRQMLPAEYQQLPDAVLFDGMLEQLVQQQVLADAAEAAELTPEMRLGLENERRAFLAALYMDDVAMAELTEEELQAEYDAIYGEAEPVVEMNAAHILLETEEEAQDIIAQLGEGADFAELAAEHSIGPSGPNGGALGWFTAGMMVPEFEDAVVALEPGEVSAPVQTQFGWHVVLLNEIREQPLPTLEDVAAELEEGLRRARVDTRLEELTAEAEIDRPELDIDAAVIRNLDLIAE